The following coding sequences are from one Eucalyptus grandis isolate ANBG69807.140 chromosome 11, ASM1654582v1, whole genome shotgun sequence window:
- the LOC104425074 gene encoding adenosine kinase 2: MVSEGVLLGMGNPLLDISAVVDDGFLHKYDIKLNNAILAEDKHLPMYDEMAKNYSVDYIAGGATQNSIRVAQWMLQIPGATTFIGCVGKDKFGEEMKKNAKLAGVNVHYYEDENAGTGTCAVCVVGGERSLIANLSAANCYKSDHLKQPENWALVEKAKYFYIAGFFLTVSPESIQLVAEHAAANNKMFMMNLSAPFICEFFKDAQEKVLPYMDIVFGNETEARTFSKVHGWETDDVEEIALKISQWPKASGTYKRITVITQGPDPVVVAEDGKVKKFPVILLPKEKLVDTNGAGDAFVGGFLSQLVKEKPIEDCVKAGCYASNVIIQRPGCSYPAKPDFE, from the exons ATGGTTTCCGAAGGCGTCCTCCTCGGCATGGGCAACCCCCTCCTCGACATCTCCGCCGTCGTCGACGACGGCTTCCTCCACAA ATATGACATCAAGCTGAACAATGCGATTCTCGCCGAGGACAAGCACCTGCCGAT GTATGACGAAATGGCTAAAAACTACAGTGTAGATTACATTGCTGGGG gTGCTACTCAAAACTCAATCAGGGTTGCTCAG TGGATGCTTCAGATTCCTGGTGCAACCACCTTCATAGGCTGCGTTGGAAAGGACAAATTTGGggaggagatgaagaagaatgcAAAACTTGCTGGTGTGAAT GTCCACTATTATGAGGATGAAAATGCAGGAACTGGCACTTGTGCCGTCTGTGTAGTAGGTGGTGAAAG GTCTCTTATTGCCAATCTCTCTGCGGCCAATTGCTACAAGTCTGACCACTTGAAACAACCAGAAAACTGGGCACTAG TTGAGAAGGCCAAATACTTCTACATCGCTGGATTTTTCCTCACTGTATCTCCAGAGTCTATCCAGCTAGTTGCTGAACATGCAGCTGCAAATAACAAG ATGTTCATGATGAACCTTTCTGCTCCATTCATCTGCGAATTTTTCAAGGATGCTCAAGAGAAAGTCTTGCC CTATATGGACATTGTCTTTGGAAATGAGACGGAGGCACGGACATTCTCTAAAGTTCATGGCTGGGAG ACTGACGATGTTGAGGAGATAGCACTTAAGATATCCCAATGGCCCAAGGCATCAGGAACATACAAGAGGATCACTGTTATTACTCAGGGTCCTGACCCTGTCGTTGTCGCGGAGGATGGGAAGGTCAAGAAGTTCCCTGTAATACTGTTGCCCAAAGAGAAACTCGTTGACACCAACGGAGCAG GTGATGCATTTGTTGGGGGATTTCTGTCTCAACTGGTTAAGGAGAAACCCATTGAGGACTGTGTTAAAGCTGGCTGCTATGCATCCAACGTCATTATCCAAAGACCCGGTTGCAGTTATCCAGCGAAGCCCGATTTTGAATGA
- the LOC104425075 gene encoding uncharacterized protein LOC104425075 isoform X1 — protein MNEVKEESLVPPIEDETTEVEHLLEEPENDYFSVDGVFCSNEENAGKFLDSKDFHDEVEFSLRSTSCGLDSYITPEGGDALNLGQGLEGFLDEVDDMEVLDSMDGPPIACEDYLLDMDLAQEVSALDVGLCDGLRLGNSSTDSHSPGYSGSSNGAIEMSESSDGNNPELNCNDDSSQGRIGPEDSNCLSRDSVKVDQLQNSPDCVVSLLSSRNKNNPAAESRLVACLTQKRQRKPTRRYIEESANMKSSHLRPEQKPFAVDSKKHVIFRTPDQLHNVESRELISVPVKDCPEETGIKTLPHPHLQGRRLKKRKPLLEDDSGEYSSASESEDDFVERRPKKGIDRRKHQRMWTLAEVTKLVDGISEYGAGKWTDIKRLFFATSAYRTPIDLRDKWRNLLRASQALKSHKGEAETETETNEKNAVRPLPKSLLHRVSELATIHPYPRSYNSRSRPVPTAKKGARLSSNGRNVRRRVCP, from the exons ATGAACGAG GTTAAAGAAGAATCTCTTGTCCCGCCTATAGAAGACGAAACTACTGAAGTCGAGCATTTACTCGAAGAGCCTGAAAATGATTACTTCTCAGTGGATGGTGTCTTTTGCTCTAATGAGGAGAATGCCGGGAAGTTCTTGGATAGTAAAGACTTCCACGATGAAGTGGAGTTTAGCCTCAGATCTACCAGTT GTGGACTGGATTCCTACATTACTCCAGAAGGAGGAGATGCGCTAAATCTTGGA CAGGGACTTGAAGGATTTTTGGATGAAGTTGATGATATGGAGGTTCTCGATTCTATGGATGGTCCTCCCATTGCATGTGAAGATTATCTTTTAG ACATGGATCTTGCGCAAGAAGTCTCTGCATTGGATGTTGGCCTCTGTGATGGCCTCCGCTTGGGGAATTCTAGTACAGACAGTCATTCACCAGGATATAGTGGAAGTAGTAATGGTGCCATTGAAATGTCAGAGTCATCTGATGGAAATAATCCAGAACTCAATTGTAATGACGATTCAAGTCAAGGGAGAATTGGTCCTGAGGATAGCAATTGTCTTTCACGTGATTCCGTAAAGGTTGATCAACTGCAAAATAGTCCAGATTGTGTTGTTAGTTTGCTGTCAAGCCGAAACAAAAACAATCCTGCTGCAGAAAGCAGATTGGTAGCATGTCTCACGCAAAAGAGACAGAGAAAGCCTACTCGGAGGTACATTGAGGAATCAGCAAATATGAAATCTAGTCATCTTAGGCCAGAGCAAAAGCCTTTTGCTGTTGATTCAAAGAAGCATGTGATCTTTAGAACTCCTGATCAGCTACATAATGTGGAATCTAGAGAGTTAATTTCAGTTCCTGTGAAGGATTGTCCAGAAGAGACTGGCATCAAAACTTTGCCTCACCCTCACTTACAGGGAAGACGATTGAAGAAACGCAAACCCCTTTTG GAAGATGATTCGGGAGAGTATTCTTCTGCATCTGAATCTGAAGATGACTTTGTCGAGCGGAGACCTAAGAAGGGTATTGATCGGAGGAAGCATCAAAGAATGTGGACTCTTGCTGAGGTGACAAAGTTAGTTGATGGTATCTCTGAGTATGGAGCTGGGAAGTGGACAGATATAAAGAGGCTTTTCTTTGCTACGTCTGCCTACAGGACACCCATAGATCTCAGA GACAAGTGGCGGAATCTTCTGAGGGCTAGTCAGGCACTAAAATCACACAAGGGAGAG GCCGAGACCGAGACCGAGACGAACGAGAAGAATGCTGTCCGTCCATTGCCAAAGTCCTTGCTACACCGGGTAAGTGAACTAGCAACAATCCATCCATACCCGAGGAGCTACAATTCGAGATCCCGCCCAGTTCCTACTGCAAAGAAAGGTGCTAGGCTCAGCTCTAATGGAAGAAATGTACGTAGAAGAGTCTGCCCTTGA
- the LOC104425075 gene encoding uncharacterized protein LOC104425075 isoform X3: MNEVKEESLVPPIEDETTEVEHLLEEPENDYFSVDGVFCSNEENAGKFLDSKDFHDEVEFSLRSTSCGLDSYITPEGGDALNLGQGLEGFLDEVDDMEVLDSMDGPPIACEDYLLDMDLAQEVSALDVGLCDGLRLGNSSTDSHSPGYSGSSNGAIEMSESSDGNNPELNCNDDSSQGRIGPEDSNCLSRDSVKVDQLQNSPDCVVSLLSSRNKNNPAAESRLVACLTQKRQRKPTRRYIEESANMKSSHLRPEQKPFAVDSKKHVIFRTPDQLHNVESRELISVPVKDCPEETGIKTLPHPHLQGRRLKKRKPLLEDDSGEYSSASESEDDFVERRPKKGIDRRKHQRMWTLAEVTKLVDGISEYGAGKWTDIKRLFFATSAYRTPIDLRDKWRNLLRASQALKSHKGETETETNEKNAVRPLPKSLLHRVSELATIHPYPRSYNSRSRPVPTAKKGARLSSNGRNVRRRVCP; this comes from the exons ATGAACGAG GTTAAAGAAGAATCTCTTGTCCCGCCTATAGAAGACGAAACTACTGAAGTCGAGCATTTACTCGAAGAGCCTGAAAATGATTACTTCTCAGTGGATGGTGTCTTTTGCTCTAATGAGGAGAATGCCGGGAAGTTCTTGGATAGTAAAGACTTCCACGATGAAGTGGAGTTTAGCCTCAGATCTACCAGTT GTGGACTGGATTCCTACATTACTCCAGAAGGAGGAGATGCGCTAAATCTTGGA CAGGGACTTGAAGGATTTTTGGATGAAGTTGATGATATGGAGGTTCTCGATTCTATGGATGGTCCTCCCATTGCATGTGAAGATTATCTTTTAG ACATGGATCTTGCGCAAGAAGTCTCTGCATTGGATGTTGGCCTCTGTGATGGCCTCCGCTTGGGGAATTCTAGTACAGACAGTCATTCACCAGGATATAGTGGAAGTAGTAATGGTGCCATTGAAATGTCAGAGTCATCTGATGGAAATAATCCAGAACTCAATTGTAATGACGATTCAAGTCAAGGGAGAATTGGTCCTGAGGATAGCAATTGTCTTTCACGTGATTCCGTAAAGGTTGATCAACTGCAAAATAGTCCAGATTGTGTTGTTAGTTTGCTGTCAAGCCGAAACAAAAACAATCCTGCTGCAGAAAGCAGATTGGTAGCATGTCTCACGCAAAAGAGACAGAGAAAGCCTACTCGGAGGTACATTGAGGAATCAGCAAATATGAAATCTAGTCATCTTAGGCCAGAGCAAAAGCCTTTTGCTGTTGATTCAAAGAAGCATGTGATCTTTAGAACTCCTGATCAGCTACATAATGTGGAATCTAGAGAGTTAATTTCAGTTCCTGTGAAGGATTGTCCAGAAGAGACTGGCATCAAAACTTTGCCTCACCCTCACTTACAGGGAAGACGATTGAAGAAACGCAAACCCCTTTTG GAAGATGATTCGGGAGAGTATTCTTCTGCATCTGAATCTGAAGATGACTTTGTCGAGCGGAGACCTAAGAAGGGTATTGATCGGAGGAAGCATCAAAGAATGTGGACTCTTGCTGAGGTGACAAAGTTAGTTGATGGTATCTCTGAGTATGGAGCTGGGAAGTGGACAGATATAAAGAGGCTTTTCTTTGCTACGTCTGCCTACAGGACACCCATAGATCTCAGA GACAAGTGGCGGAATCTTCTGAGGGCTAGTCAGGCACTAAAATCACACAAGGGAGAG ACCGAGACCGAGACGAACGAGAAGAATGCTGTCCGTCCATTGCCAAAGTCCTTGCTACACCGGGTAAGTGAACTAGCAACAATCCATCCATACCCGAGGAGCTACAATTCGAGATCCCGCCCAGTTCCTACTGCAAAGAAAGGTGCTAGGCTCAGCTCTAATGGAAGAAATGTACGTAGAAGAGTCTGCCCTTGA
- the LOC104425075 gene encoding uncharacterized protein LOC104425075 isoform X4 — MKFSKFGKILGNFWIALFVNICTYDRFQVFDSNFKCYEKRKYQKQGLEGFLDEVDDMEVLDSMDGPPIACEDYLLDMDLAQEVSALDVGLCDGLRLGNSSTDSHSPGYSGSSNGAIEMSESSDGNNPELNCNDDSSQGRIGPEDSNCLSRDSVKVDQLQNSPDCVVSLLSSRNKNNPAAESRLVACLTQKRQRKPTRRYIEESANMKSSHLRPEQKPFAVDSKKHVIFRTPDQLHNVESRELISVPVKDCPEETGIKTLPHPHLQGRRLKKRKPLLEDDSGEYSSASESEDDFVERRPKKGIDRRKHQRMWTLAEVTKLVDGISEYGAGKWTDIKRLFFATSAYRTPIDLRDKWRNLLRASQALKSHKGEAETETETNEKNAVRPLPKSLLHRVSELATIHPYPRSYNSRSRPVPTAKKGARLSSNGRNVRRRVCP, encoded by the exons atgaaattttctaagtttgggaaaattttgggaaatttctGGATTGCTCTATTTGTCAATATCTGTACGTATGATAGGTTTCAGGTGTTtgactcaaatttcaaatgctaCGAGAAAAGGAAGTACCAAAAG CAGGGACTTGAAGGATTTTTGGATGAAGTTGATGATATGGAGGTTCTCGATTCTATGGATGGTCCTCCCATTGCATGTGAAGATTATCTTTTAG ACATGGATCTTGCGCAAGAAGTCTCTGCATTGGATGTTGGCCTCTGTGATGGCCTCCGCTTGGGGAATTCTAGTACAGACAGTCATTCACCAGGATATAGTGGAAGTAGTAATGGTGCCATTGAAATGTCAGAGTCATCTGATGGAAATAATCCAGAACTCAATTGTAATGACGATTCAAGTCAAGGGAGAATTGGTCCTGAGGATAGCAATTGTCTTTCACGTGATTCCGTAAAGGTTGATCAACTGCAAAATAGTCCAGATTGTGTTGTTAGTTTGCTGTCAAGCCGAAACAAAAACAATCCTGCTGCAGAAAGCAGATTGGTAGCATGTCTCACGCAAAAGAGACAGAGAAAGCCTACTCGGAGGTACATTGAGGAATCAGCAAATATGAAATCTAGTCATCTTAGGCCAGAGCAAAAGCCTTTTGCTGTTGATTCAAAGAAGCATGTGATCTTTAGAACTCCTGATCAGCTACATAATGTGGAATCTAGAGAGTTAATTTCAGTTCCTGTGAAGGATTGTCCAGAAGAGACTGGCATCAAAACTTTGCCTCACCCTCACTTACAGGGAAGACGATTGAAGAAACGCAAACCCCTTTTG GAAGATGATTCGGGAGAGTATTCTTCTGCATCTGAATCTGAAGATGACTTTGTCGAGCGGAGACCTAAGAAGGGTATTGATCGGAGGAAGCATCAAAGAATGTGGACTCTTGCTGAGGTGACAAAGTTAGTTGATGGTATCTCTGAGTATGGAGCTGGGAAGTGGACAGATATAAAGAGGCTTTTCTTTGCTACGTCTGCCTACAGGACACCCATAGATCTCAGA GACAAGTGGCGGAATCTTCTGAGGGCTAGTCAGGCACTAAAATCACACAAGGGAGAG GCCGAGACCGAGACCGAGACGAACGAGAAGAATGCTGTCCGTCCATTGCCAAAGTCCTTGCTACACCGGGTAAGTGAACTAGCAACAATCCATCCATACCCGAGGAGCTACAATTCGAGATCCCGCCCAGTTCCTACTGCAAAGAAAGGTGCTAGGCTCAGCTCTAATGGAAGAAATGTACGTAGAAGAGTCTGCCCTTGA
- the LOC104425075 gene encoding uncharacterized protein LOC104425075 isoform X2: MNEVKEESLVPPIEDETTEVEHLLEEPENDYFSVDGVFCSNEENAGKFLDSKDFHDEVEFSLRSTSCGLDSYITPEGGDALNLGGLEGFLDEVDDMEVLDSMDGPPIACEDYLLDMDLAQEVSALDVGLCDGLRLGNSSTDSHSPGYSGSSNGAIEMSESSDGNNPELNCNDDSSQGRIGPEDSNCLSRDSVKVDQLQNSPDCVVSLLSSRNKNNPAAESRLVACLTQKRQRKPTRRYIEESANMKSSHLRPEQKPFAVDSKKHVIFRTPDQLHNVESRELISVPVKDCPEETGIKTLPHPHLQGRRLKKRKPLLEDDSGEYSSASESEDDFVERRPKKGIDRRKHQRMWTLAEVTKLVDGISEYGAGKWTDIKRLFFATSAYRTPIDLRDKWRNLLRASQALKSHKGEAETETETNEKNAVRPLPKSLLHRVSELATIHPYPRSYNSRSRPVPTAKKGARLSSNGRNVRRRVCP, encoded by the exons ATGAACGAG GTTAAAGAAGAATCTCTTGTCCCGCCTATAGAAGACGAAACTACTGAAGTCGAGCATTTACTCGAAGAGCCTGAAAATGATTACTTCTCAGTGGATGGTGTCTTTTGCTCTAATGAGGAGAATGCCGGGAAGTTCTTGGATAGTAAAGACTTCCACGATGAAGTGGAGTTTAGCCTCAGATCTACCAGTT GTGGACTGGATTCCTACATTACTCCAGAAGGAGGAGATGCGCTAAATCTTGGA GGACTTGAAGGATTTTTGGATGAAGTTGATGATATGGAGGTTCTCGATTCTATGGATGGTCCTCCCATTGCATGTGAAGATTATCTTTTAG ACATGGATCTTGCGCAAGAAGTCTCTGCATTGGATGTTGGCCTCTGTGATGGCCTCCGCTTGGGGAATTCTAGTACAGACAGTCATTCACCAGGATATAGTGGAAGTAGTAATGGTGCCATTGAAATGTCAGAGTCATCTGATGGAAATAATCCAGAACTCAATTGTAATGACGATTCAAGTCAAGGGAGAATTGGTCCTGAGGATAGCAATTGTCTTTCACGTGATTCCGTAAAGGTTGATCAACTGCAAAATAGTCCAGATTGTGTTGTTAGTTTGCTGTCAAGCCGAAACAAAAACAATCCTGCTGCAGAAAGCAGATTGGTAGCATGTCTCACGCAAAAGAGACAGAGAAAGCCTACTCGGAGGTACATTGAGGAATCAGCAAATATGAAATCTAGTCATCTTAGGCCAGAGCAAAAGCCTTTTGCTGTTGATTCAAAGAAGCATGTGATCTTTAGAACTCCTGATCAGCTACATAATGTGGAATCTAGAGAGTTAATTTCAGTTCCTGTGAAGGATTGTCCAGAAGAGACTGGCATCAAAACTTTGCCTCACCCTCACTTACAGGGAAGACGATTGAAGAAACGCAAACCCCTTTTG GAAGATGATTCGGGAGAGTATTCTTCTGCATCTGAATCTGAAGATGACTTTGTCGAGCGGAGACCTAAGAAGGGTATTGATCGGAGGAAGCATCAAAGAATGTGGACTCTTGCTGAGGTGACAAAGTTAGTTGATGGTATCTCTGAGTATGGAGCTGGGAAGTGGACAGATATAAAGAGGCTTTTCTTTGCTACGTCTGCCTACAGGACACCCATAGATCTCAGA GACAAGTGGCGGAATCTTCTGAGGGCTAGTCAGGCACTAAAATCACACAAGGGAGAG GCCGAGACCGAGACCGAGACGAACGAGAAGAATGCTGTCCGTCCATTGCCAAAGTCCTTGCTACACCGGGTAAGTGAACTAGCAACAATCCATCCATACCCGAGGAGCTACAATTCGAGATCCCGCCCAGTTCCTACTGCAAAGAAAGGTGCTAGGCTCAGCTCTAATGGAAGAAATGTACGTAGAAGAGTCTGCCCTTGA
- the LOC104425075 gene encoding uncharacterized protein LOC104425075 isoform X5, with protein sequence MKFSKFGKILGNFWIALFVNICTYDRFQVFDSNFKCYEKRKYQKGLEGFLDEVDDMEVLDSMDGPPIACEDYLLDMDLAQEVSALDVGLCDGLRLGNSSTDSHSPGYSGSSNGAIEMSESSDGNNPELNCNDDSSQGRIGPEDSNCLSRDSVKVDQLQNSPDCVVSLLSSRNKNNPAAESRLVACLTQKRQRKPTRRYIEESANMKSSHLRPEQKPFAVDSKKHVIFRTPDQLHNVESRELISVPVKDCPEETGIKTLPHPHLQGRRLKKRKPLLEDDSGEYSSASESEDDFVERRPKKGIDRRKHQRMWTLAEVTKLVDGISEYGAGKWTDIKRLFFATSAYRTPIDLRDKWRNLLRASQALKSHKGEAETETETNEKNAVRPLPKSLLHRVSELATIHPYPRSYNSRSRPVPTAKKGARLSSNGRNVRRRVCP encoded by the exons atgaaattttctaagtttgggaaaattttgggaaatttctGGATTGCTCTATTTGTCAATATCTGTACGTATGATAGGTTTCAGGTGTTtgactcaaatttcaaatgctaCGAGAAAAGGAAGTACCAAAAG GGACTTGAAGGATTTTTGGATGAAGTTGATGATATGGAGGTTCTCGATTCTATGGATGGTCCTCCCATTGCATGTGAAGATTATCTTTTAG ACATGGATCTTGCGCAAGAAGTCTCTGCATTGGATGTTGGCCTCTGTGATGGCCTCCGCTTGGGGAATTCTAGTACAGACAGTCATTCACCAGGATATAGTGGAAGTAGTAATGGTGCCATTGAAATGTCAGAGTCATCTGATGGAAATAATCCAGAACTCAATTGTAATGACGATTCAAGTCAAGGGAGAATTGGTCCTGAGGATAGCAATTGTCTTTCACGTGATTCCGTAAAGGTTGATCAACTGCAAAATAGTCCAGATTGTGTTGTTAGTTTGCTGTCAAGCCGAAACAAAAACAATCCTGCTGCAGAAAGCAGATTGGTAGCATGTCTCACGCAAAAGAGACAGAGAAAGCCTACTCGGAGGTACATTGAGGAATCAGCAAATATGAAATCTAGTCATCTTAGGCCAGAGCAAAAGCCTTTTGCTGTTGATTCAAAGAAGCATGTGATCTTTAGAACTCCTGATCAGCTACATAATGTGGAATCTAGAGAGTTAATTTCAGTTCCTGTGAAGGATTGTCCAGAAGAGACTGGCATCAAAACTTTGCCTCACCCTCACTTACAGGGAAGACGATTGAAGAAACGCAAACCCCTTTTG GAAGATGATTCGGGAGAGTATTCTTCTGCATCTGAATCTGAAGATGACTTTGTCGAGCGGAGACCTAAGAAGGGTATTGATCGGAGGAAGCATCAAAGAATGTGGACTCTTGCTGAGGTGACAAAGTTAGTTGATGGTATCTCTGAGTATGGAGCTGGGAAGTGGACAGATATAAAGAGGCTTTTCTTTGCTACGTCTGCCTACAGGACACCCATAGATCTCAGA GACAAGTGGCGGAATCTTCTGAGGGCTAGTCAGGCACTAAAATCACACAAGGGAGAG GCCGAGACCGAGACCGAGACGAACGAGAAGAATGCTGTCCGTCCATTGCCAAAGTCCTTGCTACACCGGGTAAGTGAACTAGCAACAATCCATCCATACCCGAGGAGCTACAATTCGAGATCCCGCCCAGTTCCTACTGCAAAGAAAGGTGCTAGGCTCAGCTCTAATGGAAGAAATGTACGTAGAAGAGTCTGCCCTTGA